From a region of the Solanum stenotomum isolate F172 chromosome 2, ASM1918654v1, whole genome shotgun sequence genome:
- the LOC125854891 gene encoding tRNA (carboxymethyluridine(34)-5-O)-methyltransferase — protein sequence MLFGVGTARSFCFKGIYTKSTVIVGYIFSTRSFSTMNEVGIDSASSLLTVESVGEVPVLRPVSVRAKCSSNVQSTPEIEKKYVHGVYDAIAPHFSSTRFAKWPKVSAFLSSLSPGSLILDAGCGNGKYLGLNPDCFFIGCDISAALINICADKEQEVLVADAVNLPYRTGYGDAAISIAVLHHLSTESRRRKAVEELVRVVKKGGCVLITVWAREQEDSSLIEKWTPLNQRYVAEWIGPGSPRVRNPSSPRILESIPEAEENSAGEQLKGLHANSSKVKSAEVMHPISLDEGHSLPTGSEKNYPEQQEFFVPWHLPYHRAEVSGASAVALASGLAKKDDKKGSVVYNRYYHVFSEGELERLVSGLDNAILVDRFYDKSNWCIILEKTS from the exons ATGCTCTTTGGTGTTGGAACGGCAAGGTCATTTTGTTTTAAAGGAATATATACTAAATCTACTGTTATAGTTGGTTATATTTTCAGTACAAGAAGTTTTAGTACGATGAACGAAGTTGGAATTGATAGTGCCTCTAGTTTGCTTACAGTGGAATCTGTGGGAGAGGTTCCTGTTCTGCGTCCTGTGTCAGTGAGAGCAAAATGTTCTTCAAATGTTCAATCAACCCCAGAAATTGAAAAGAAGTATGTCCATGGTGTTTATGATGCCATTGCTCCCCATTTCAGTTCCACTCGGTTTGCGAAGTGGCCTAAAGTGTCAGCTTTCCTAAGCTCATTATCTCCTGGTTCTCTCATCTTAGATGCTGGATGTGGAAATGGGAAATACTTAGGATTAAATCCTGATTGTTTCTTCATTGGCTGTGACATTAGTGCGGCTCTTATTAATATATGTGCAGATAAAGAGCAGGAAGTTTTGGTTGCAGATGCTGTGAACCTACCATATAGGACTGGTTATGGTGATGCAGCAATTTCTATTGCTGTGTTGCATCACCTTAGTACTGAAAGTAGGAGGAGGAAAGCGGTAGAGGAGCTTGTCCGTGTTGTTAAAAAGGGCGGGTGTGTTTTAATTACTGTCTGGGCTAGGGAGCAAGAAGACAGTTCGTTAATTGAAAAGTGGACTCCACTTAACCAAAGGTATGTAGCGGAATGGATAGGACCAGGGAGTCCTCGAGTTCGCAACCCTTCATCTCCTCGCATCCTTGAAAGCATCCCAGAAGCAGAGGAAAATAGTGCCGGGGAGCAGTTGAAAGGTCTACATGCAAACTCTTCTAAAGTAAAATCAGCTGAAGTTATGCACCCAATATCTCTGGATGAAGGTCATTCTTTGCCTACTGGAtctgaaaaaaattatccaGAGCAGCAGGAATTCTTCGTTCCCTGGCACTTACCTTATCATCGAGCTGAAGTAAGTGGGGCTTCAGCTGTTGCCTTGGCTAGTGGTTTGGCAAAGAAAGATGATAAGAAGGGCTCTGTGGTATACAATAGATATTACCATGTTTTTAGTGAAGGTGAACTTGAGAG GTTGGTGTCTGGTTTGGACAATGCCATTCTTGTTGATAGATTCTACGATAAATCAAATTGGTGCATCATTCTTGAGAAAACATCGTGA